The following DNA comes from Streptococcus pasteurianus.
CGTGACTCTCGTACGCTTTCAATGCCGTTCTTGAAAAAAGCTTTGGCGGTGTTGATTGAAACGGATTATGCCATTAAAACTGGGACATATGACAAGGCTTATTTATTTGATATTGCTATCTTAAAAATCGCTCACGAACATCACTAATCATGCCTTGAAAAAAGCGGTCAAATAATTTGCTAGCTCTGCTATTTTCCTATAAAATAAAGGTACAAAAATGAAAGAGGTAATTAGCATGGCTATTATTTTACCAAAACTACCTTATGCATATGACGCTCTTGAGCCTTATATTGATACAGAAACAATGACAATTCACCATGATAAACATCATGCTACTTATGTGGCAAATGTAAATGCGGCGCTTGAAAAGCATCCAGAAATTGGAGATGATTTGGAAGCTTTGTTGGCAGATGTTGATAGTATTCCAACAGATATCCGTCAAGCGGTGATTAATAATGGTGGTGGGCATTTGAACCACGCCCTTTTCTGGGAATTATTATCACCTGAAAAACAAGAACCAACAACACAAGTGTTGGCTGCAATTGAGGAAGCTTTTGGCTCATTTGACGAATTCAAAGCTGCTTTCACGCAAGCTGCGACAACTCGCTTTGGGTCAGGTTGGGCTTGGCTTGTGGTGAATGAAAATGGCAAACTTGAAGTGCTCTCGACAGCTAATCAAGACACACCAATTTCACAAGGAAAAGCACCAATTTTGGCACTTGACGTTTGGGAACACGCTTACTATCTCAAGTATCGTAACGTTCGCCCAGATTACATCAAAGCTTTCTTTGATGTAATTAATTGGGAAAAAGTTGCTGAGCTTTACTCAAAAGCAACAAAGTGACTTCAACGTATCAAAAATCCTTTAATTAATACGATTCTTTAATTTATAGATTTTTTATCAAGCGGGACGTTAATCCGAGAAAACTCGGTGGTGTTCTGCTTTTTTGTGGTGTAATGTGATATAATAGCAAGGAGTGGGGGAATTTTGCATGTCAGGACATAATAAATGGAGCAAAATTAAAAATAAAAAAGGTGAAGCAGATGCTAAACGTGGTGCGATTTTCAATAAATTGTCACGTGAGATTTTTGTAGCTGCTAAAGCAGGTGGCGGTGACCCGTCAATGAATGCCAGCCTTCGTATAGTTTTGGATAAAGCGCGTGCGGCTAATATGCCAAAAGACAATATCAATCGTGCGATTAAAAAAGCGACAGATGTTGGCGATACAACAAACTATGATGAAGTCACTTATGAAGGATATGGACCTGGTGGCATCGCTATCCTTGTTCATACTCTTACTGACAATAAAAAACGTACAGATGCGAATATGCATACCATTTTCACGCGTAACGGTGGTAACATGGGCTCAACAGGTTCTGTTGCTTATATGTTTGACCGAAAAGGTTACATTGTCATTGACCGCGATAATTTGGACTTGGACGAAGATGCCATGCTTGAAGTGATTTTGGATGCTGGTGCGGAAGATTTGAAAACATCAGATGACGCCTTTGAAATTTTTACCGAAGCAAAAGAATTTCCAGCTGTCAAAGAAGCTTTGCAAGTACAAAATTTGGAATTCGCCCAAGCACAACTTAGTATGATTCCACAAAATTACGTTAGCCTTGATGACGAACAAGCAGACATTTTGGAGACACTCGTTGATAAACTCGAAGACGACGATGACGTCCAAGACGTTTATACCAATATGGCAGAATAAAAAGAACGGAAAATTTCCGTTCTTTTTTAGATCATTTCACAAACATGGCGTCGCCGAAACTAAAGAAGCGGTAGTGCTCGTCAATGGCGTGTTGGTAAGCATCAAGGACAAATTCACGTCCTGCAAAGGCAGATACTAGCATGACAAGTGTTGATTTTGGCAAGTGGAAGTTCGTTGAAAAAGCATCAACCACTTTAAATTCATAACCAGGTTTGATGAAGATATTCGTCCAGCCGCTGTCAGCTTTGATGTCGCCGTTGAATTTTGAACCGATAGTTTCAAGTGTGCGGATAGATGTTGTTCCGACAGCAACGACACGTCCGCCAGCAGCTTTCACGTCACGAAGCGTTTGGGCAGCTTCTTCAGATAGCGTGTAAAATTCAGAGTGCATTTCGTGCTCTTCGATATTATCGACAGATACTGGGCGGAAAGTTCCTAGCCCAACATGAAGGGTCAGATAGACAAGTTTAACACCTTTTGCCTCGATTTTGGCAAGCAAATCTTGAGTAAAATGAAGCCCAGCAGTAGGAGAGGCAGCAGAACCATTTTCTTTAGCATAAACGGTTTGGTAACGGTCTGGGTCATCTAATTTTTCATGAATGTAAGGTGGCAATGGCATTTCACCAAGGCTTTCCAAAACTTCAAGAAAGATACCGTCATAAGCAAATTCAACGACACGTCCGCCGTGGTCTAATTCTTCAACCACAGTAGCTGTTAAACGTCCGTCACCAAATGATACCTTAACTCCGACACGCAAACGTTTTGCGGGTTTGGCAAGAACTTCCCATTGGTCACCTTGTGTATTTTTCAAAAGAAGTAATTCCACATGACCGTGTGTGTCTGGTTTTTCACCGTAAAGACGGGCAGGAAGCACACGCGTATTGTTCATAACAAGCGCATCCCCAGGGTTTAATTCATCTAAAATATGGTCAAAATGAGCATCAACCATTTCATGTGTCTTGTGGTCAATGACCAAAAGTTTTGAACTATCTCGTTTTTCAAGAGGAGTTTGGGCAATCAATTCCTCTGGTAAATTAAAATCAAAATCATTGGTATTCATAGTAAATCCTTAATATTTATATTCTCAACTTTACATTATAACACGAGAACTATTTCTCGTCATCTGATCGAGGATAATTGTAATCGTTTTAAAGAGATGATATAATAAAGATGAAGTTATTTAGAATGATTCTAATTAAAATTAACTCATTACTCACTAATGGAAGGTAACGGATATGACAATTAGGGATTATGCAAAGTCAATTGTTTACGGTGGTATGGATGGCATTGTCACAACGTTTGCTGTGGTAGCAGGAGCTGTCGGTGGTAATTTGGGGATTAAACCGATTCTTATTTTAGGATTTTCAAATCTTTTAGCAGACGGATTTTCGATGGCAGTTGGTGATTATTTAAGCTCTACGACAGAAGAATCTGCGGTTAAAGCAAAAGCTGTAAAAAATGCAGGAGCAACCTTTATGTCATTTATCACTTTCGGCTTAATTCCTTTACTGTCATATCTTTTGATTAATGTTTTTAGTCTCTTTAAAATACACACATTTCTGATTGCTTGTGTCTTGGTATCACTTGCCTTAGCCTTACTTGGCTTGGTGAAAGCAATCATTACAGGTAGCAGTAAGAAAAAAGAAATTTTTAGAACCCTACTTATTGGCTTAATCGCTGCGCTTTTTGCCTATTATGTCGGCGAAGGTCTCGGAAAATTAGCAGGAACACGCTAGCAAAATTCACTCATTAATAATGAGTGGATTTTTTTAAACAATTCCCTTGACAAAGATTGGTATATACCATATAATAAAAATAGATAAGAGGTCTATACCAAAACAGAAGATGTTGGAGGATTTAAAAATGAAAATAATTCGTGTTAATAATCAAGTTGAAGGTGGTCAAGTGGCATTTTCTCTTTTGAAAGATGAAATGGCTAAGGGAGCTAAAACATTGGGACTTGCGACAGGTAGCACACCGCTTAGTTTCTATGAAGAAATTAGAAAGAGCAATCTTGATTTCTCAGATATGACTAGCATTAATCTGGATGAATACGTTGGTTTGGCAGCTGACAACGAGCAAAGTTATCGTCATTTTATGCAAGAAAATCTTTTCCAATACAAACCATTTAAAGAAAGTTTTCTTCCTAACGGCTTGGCAGAAGATTTGCAAGCAGAAACACGTCGTTATGACCAAGTGATTGCTGAACACGGTATTGATTTTCAAATTTTGGGAATTGGGCGCAATGGTCATATTGGTTTTAATGAACCTGGGACACCATTTGACGTGACAACACACATTGTTGATTTGGCAAAAGACACCATTGAAGCAAATAGCCGTTTCTTTGCCAGCATGGATGATGTGCCAAAACAAGCCATTTCAATGGGTATCAAATCAATCATGGCTTCTAAGGTGGTTGTTTTAATGGCTTACGGCGAAGGTAAAGCTGACGCTATCAATCAAATGATTAATGGACCTGTCACTGAAGAATTGCCAGCGAGTGTCCTTCAAAATCACCCTAATGTTGTCGTGATTGTAGATGAAGCCGCAGCAAGTCAATTAAACTAATAAACATGAAGTCTGGGTTTTGACACTCAGACTTTTGCTGTCTAAAAATTATTGATAACATGGTAAAATAGAACCATGCGTTTAGACAAATTATTAGGTCAGGCTGGTTTTGGGTCGCGAAATCAGGTTAAAAAATTAATTCGCAGTCGCCAAGTGTATGTGGACGGTCGTTTGGCTGAAGCGGATAATCTCAACGTTGAGACCAGTCTGCAAAAAATCACAGTATCAGGAAAACAAGTCAAACAGTCATCAGAGAAATATTTTCTTCTCAATAAACCTGCTGGCGTTGTTTCAGCAGTGTCTGATAAAGAACATCAGACAGTGATTGATTTAATCAAAGAAGCAGACCGTGTTCCACAGCTTTATCCAGTCGGACGACTTGACCGCAGTACCGAAGGTTTGCTTCTCATTACCAATAACGGTCCGCTAGGTTACCGAATGTTACATCCCAAATATCACGTTGCCAAGACTTATTATGTCGAGGTTAATGCGTTTTTAGCTGATGATGCGCCAGCATTTTTTGAAAATGGAGTATCCTTTGATGATGGAACGATTTGTAAGTCTGCTAAGCTTGAGCTTATCACGGCAAGTACAGAAAAAAGCTCTGCTTATGTCACGATTTCTGAAGGAAAATTTCATCAGATTAAAAAAATGTTTTTAGCCTACGGTGTAAAAGTAACCTATTTGAAACGACTAACATTTGGAGAATTTCAACTGGGCGATTTACCAAGCGGACAATATCGTGAGTTGACGTCTACCGAAAAAGAAATCTTGAAAAATTATCTGGATTAGGTGTCAGATGTTTTTCAGGATTTTTTTCGAATAAAATAGGTAGGAGGTGTGATGTGTTATCAGCGCTTGATGAAAATGGAAGATTAGTATCCTTGTTAG
Coding sequences within:
- a CDS encoding pseudouridine synthase; this translates as MRLDKLLGQAGFGSRNQVKKLIRSRQVYVDGRLAEADNLNVETSLQKITVSGKQVKQSSEKYFLLNKPAGVVSAVSDKEHQTVIDLIKEADRVPQLYPVGRLDRSTEGLLLITNNGPLGYRMLHPKYHVAKTYYVEVNAFLADDAPAFFENGVSFDDGTICKSAKLELITASTEKSSAYVTISEGKFHQIKKMFLAYGVKVTYLKRLTFGEFQLGDLPSGQYRELTSTEKEILKNYLD
- the nagB gene encoding glucosamine-6-phosphate deaminase is translated as MKIIRVNNQVEGGQVAFSLLKDEMAKGAKTLGLATGSTPLSFYEEIRKSNLDFSDMTSINLDEYVGLAADNEQSYRHFMQENLFQYKPFKESFLPNGLAEDLQAETRRYDQVIAEHGIDFQILGIGRNGHIGFNEPGTPFDVTTHIVDLAKDTIEANSRFFASMDDVPKQAISMGIKSIMASKVVVLMAYGEGKADAINQMINGPVTEELPASVLQNHPNVVVIVDEAAASQLN
- a CDS encoding VIT1/CCC1 transporter family protein, coding for MTIRDYAKSIVYGGMDGIVTTFAVVAGAVGGNLGIKPILILGFSNLLADGFSMAVGDYLSSTTEESAVKAKAVKNAGATFMSFITFGLIPLLSYLLINVFSLFKIHTFLIACVLVSLALALLGLVKAIITGSSKKKEIFRTLLIGLIAALFAYYVGEGLGKLAGTR
- a CDS encoding YebC/PmpR family DNA-binding transcriptional regulator — its product is MSGHNKWSKIKNKKGEADAKRGAIFNKLSREIFVAAKAGGGDPSMNASLRIVLDKARAANMPKDNINRAIKKATDVGDTTNYDEVTYEGYGPGGIAILVHTLTDNKKRTDANMHTIFTRNGGNMGSTGSVAYMFDRKGYIVIDRDNLDLDEDAMLEVILDAGAEDLKTSDDAFEIFTEAKEFPAVKEALQVQNLEFAQAQLSMIPQNYVSLDDEQADILETLVDKLEDDDDVQDVYTNMAE
- the sodA gene encoding superoxide dismutase SodA, which encodes MAIILPKLPYAYDALEPYIDTETMTIHHDKHHATYVANVNAALEKHPEIGDDLEALLADVDSIPTDIRQAVINNGGGHLNHALFWELLSPEKQEPTTQVLAAIEEAFGSFDEFKAAFTQAATTRFGSGWAWLVVNENGKLEVLSTANQDTPISQGKAPILALDVWEHAYYLKYRNVRPDYIKAFFDVINWEKVAELYSKATK
- the queA gene encoding tRNA preQ1(34) S-adenosylmethionine ribosyltransferase-isomerase QueA; translation: MNTNDFDFNLPEELIAQTPLEKRDSSKLLVIDHKTHEMVDAHFDHILDELNPGDALVMNNTRVLPARLYGEKPDTHGHVELLLLKNTQGDQWEVLAKPAKRLRVGVKVSFGDGRLTATVVEELDHGGRVVEFAYDGIFLEVLESLGEMPLPPYIHEKLDDPDRYQTVYAKENGSAASPTAGLHFTQDLLAKIEAKGVKLVYLTLHVGLGTFRPVSVDNIEEHEMHSEFYTLSEEAAQTLRDVKAAGGRVVAVGTTSIRTLETIGSKFNGDIKADSGWTNIFIKPGYEFKVVDAFSTNFHLPKSTLVMLVSAFAGREFVLDAYQHAIDEHYRFFSFGDAMFVK